From Halobacillus sp. Marseille-Q1614, the proteins below share one genomic window:
- a CDS encoding SRPBCC family protein — MYESKTVSVSINRPMEEVYRFVHEPMNLAAWAKSFCLAVAKKDGDWIVETEDGWAKVQFVEKNSYGVLDHYVTMGSGGEILNPMRVVPNGLGCEVMFTLFQLPEVSEEDFLLDAVLVSKDLQLLKETMEL, encoded by the coding sequence ATGTATGAATCTAAAACCGTAAGTGTGTCGATAAATCGGCCGATGGAGGAAGTCTATCGCTTCGTGCATGAGCCTATGAATCTGGCGGCGTGGGCGAAGTCGTTCTGCCTGGCTGTCGCAAAAAAAGACGGCGACTGGATCGTGGAAACCGAGGATGGCTGGGCGAAGGTCCAGTTTGTTGAAAAAAATTCGTATGGCGTGCTCGACCATTATGTGACGATGGGATCAGGCGGGGAGATTTTAAATCCGATGCGGGTCGTGCCAAACGGGCTGGGCTGTGAAGTGATGTTTACGCTGTTTCAGCTGCCGGAGGTGTCAGAGGAAGATTTCTTATTAGATGCGGTGCTGGTGTCAAAGGATCTCCAGCTTTTAAAAGAAACGATGGAATTATAA